One genomic segment of Bacteroides caccae includes these proteins:
- the nusB gene encoding transcription antitermination factor NusB has translation MINRVLIRLKIIQIVYAYYQNGSKNLDSAEKELFFSLSKAYDLYNYLLMLMIALTEYAQKRIDAAKAKLAPTKEELYPNKKFVENKFIAQLEVNKQLSEFIANQKRTWANDQDFVKELYEKIVETDIYKDYMASDDNSYEADRELWRKIYKTYIFNNDSLDQVLEDQSLYWNDDKEIVDTFVLKTIKRFDEKKGANQELLPEFKDDEDQEFARRLFRRTILNSDYYRHLVSENTKNWELDRIAFMDVIIMQTALAEILSFPNIPVSVSLNEYVEIAKLYSTSKSGSFINGTLDGIVNQLKKEGKLTKN, from the coding sequence TAAGATTATACAGATAGTATATGCCTATTATCAGAATGGCAGCAAAAATCTAGACTCAGCGGAGAAAGAGTTATTCTTTAGTCTTTCAAAGGCGTATGACCTTTACAACTATTTGCTAATGCTGATGATAGCATTGACAGAGTATGCGCAAAAGCGTATTGATGCGGCAAAAGCTAAATTGGCACCCACGAAAGAAGAATTGTATCCCAACAAAAAGTTTGTGGAAAATAAGTTTATTGCCCAATTGGAAGTCAATAAGCAGCTGTCCGAGTTTATTGCCAATCAAAAAAGGACTTGGGCAAACGATCAGGACTTCGTGAAGGAACTATATGAGAAGATTGTAGAAACTGATATATATAAGGATTATATGGCCTCTGATGATAACTCATATGAAGCTGATCGCGAATTATGGAGAAAAATCTATAAGACATATATCTTTAATAATGATTCTCTCGACCAGGTATTGGAGGACCAGAGTCTGTATTGGAACGATGATAAGGAAATTGTAGATACATTCGTATTGAAGACCATTAAGCGTTTCGATGAAAAGAAGGGTGCCAATCAGGAATTACTTCCTGAATTTAAGGATGACGAAGACCAGGAATTCGCACGCCGTCTGTTCCGCCGTACTATTTTAAATTCCGACTATTATCGCCATCTTGTTAGCGAAAATACAAAGAACTGGGAACTGGATCGTATTGCATTTATGGATGTAATCATTATGCAAACTGCTTTAGCCGAAATTTTAAGTTTCCCGAACATTCCGGTCAGTGTTTCGTTAAATGAGTATGTGGAAATTGCGAAGTTGTATAGCACATCCAAAAGCGGTAGCTTTATTAACGGAACATTAGATGGAATAGTTAATCAATTGAAAAAAGAAGGTAAGTTGACTAAAAACTAA
- the yajC gene encoding preprotein translocase subunit YajC — protein sequence MNVLTVLLQAPAGAAGGGSMMWIMLIAMFVIMYFFMIRPQNKKQKEIANFRKSLQVNQSVITAGGIHGTIKEITDDYIVLEIASNVKIKIDKNSIFADASAASNQSK from the coding sequence ATGAATGTATTGACTGTATTATTGCAAGCTCCTGCTGGTGCTGCCGGAGGTGGAAGTATGATGTGGATCATGCTGATAGCAATGTTTGTTATCATGTATTTCTTTATGATCCGTCCTCAAAATAAGAAGCAGAAAGAAATAGCAAATTTCCGTAAATCTCTTCAGGTTAATCAATCGGTTATTACTGCTGGTGGTATCCACGGAACAATCAAGGAGATTACTGACGATTATATCGTACTTGAAATTGCTTCTAACGTAAAGATAAAGATAGATAAAAACTCTATTTTCGCTGACGCTTCGGCTGCTAGTAATCAATCTAAGTAA
- a CDS encoding CdaR family protein, whose protein sequence is MLDRRKIRYTYLKLSKKIKDFLLSDKSREFLIFLFFFLIAGGFWLLQTLNNDYEAEFSIPVRVKDLPNNVVLTSEPPSELRVRVKDKGTVLLNYMLGKSFFPVNLSFLDYKGKNNHVKIYASDFEKKILSQLNVSSKILSIKPDTLEYIYSEGKSKLVPVRLQGKVTAGLQYYVSDTICNPDSVLVYAPEGILDTITTAYTQKINLENISDTTRQRISLAPLRGVKFVPSSVEATFPVDIYTEKTVEVPLHGINFPADKALRAFPSKVQITFQVGLKRFRSIKADDFVINVSYEELLKLGSDKYTVKLKSFPNGINQIRIVPEQVDFLIEQVSSFSDVD, encoded by the coding sequence ATGCTTGATCGTAGGAAAATAAGGTACACATATTTAAAACTATCCAAGAAAATTAAGGACTTCCTGCTTAGCGATAAGAGCAGGGAGTTCTTAATTTTTTTGTTTTTTTTTCTGATAGCCGGTGGATTCTGGTTACTCCAAACGTTAAATAATGATTATGAAGCGGAATTTTCTATTCCGGTACGGGTAAAAGACCTTCCCAATAATGTAGTGCTGACTTCGGAACCTCCTTCTGAACTTCGGGTTCGGGTGAAGGATAAGGGGACTGTGCTGCTTAATTATATGTTGGGAAAAAGTTTTTTTCCAGTCAATTTAAGTTTTCTCGATTATAAAGGGAAAAATAATCATGTGAAGATTTATGCATCCGATTTTGAGAAAAAGATACTAAGTCAGTTGAATGTCTCTTCTAAAATACTCTCGATAAAGCCGGATACATTAGAATACATCTATTCCGAGGGAAAATCCAAGTTAGTACCCGTCCGTCTTCAGGGGAAGGTAACTGCCGGGCTTCAATATTATGTTTCGGATACAATTTGTAATCCGGATTCTGTGTTGGTGTATGCGCCCGAAGGGATTTTGGATACGATTACTACTGCTTATACCCAAAAAATAAATCTGGAGAATATTTCGGATACCACTCGGCAACGAATATCTCTGGCTCCGTTAAGAGGAGTAAAGTTCGTTCCAAGTTCGGTTGAGGCGACATTTCCGGTAGATATTTATACGGAGAAAACAGTCGAAGTACCGTTACATGGAATTAATTTTCCGGCGGATAAGGCCCTACGTGCATTTCCTTCTAAAGTTCAGATAACTTTTCAGGTAGGATTGAAGCGTTTTCGTAGTATTAAAGCCGATGATTTTGTGATAAATGTCTCTTATGAAGAACTGTTGAAGCTTGGTTCTGATAAATATACGGTTAAATTGAAATCATTTCCGAATGGGATAAATCAAATCCGTATTGTACCCGAACAAGTAGACTTTTTGATAGAACAAGTATCTTCTTTTTCCGATGTTGATTAA
- the coaE gene encoding dephospho-CoA kinase (Dephospho-CoA kinase (CoaE) performs the final step in coenzyme A biosynthesis.): MLIKVGITGGIGSGKSVVSRLLEIMGIPVYIADTEAKRITCTDTVIRRELCALVGQEVFQGGELNRTLLAEYMFGYPEHVKEVNAIIHPRVKDDFRQWTVRFGNNGLVGMESAILIESGFREEVDFLVMVYAPLEVRVERAMKRDCSSRELVLKRIEAQMSDEAKREQADFVIVNDNETPLIPQVLELISLLSKNNHYLCDAKK; this comes from the coding sequence ATGTTGATTAAGGTTGGTATAACTGGTGGTATCGGTAGCGGGAAAAGCGTTGTTTCCCGGTTGCTGGAGATAATGGGTATTCCTGTTTATATAGCGGATACAGAAGCGAAACGTATTACTTGTACCGATACAGTGATTCGCCGGGAACTTTGTGCTTTGGTCGGTCAGGAAGTATTTCAGGGGGGAGAATTGAACCGGACTTTATTGGCGGAGTATATGTTCGGGTATCCGGAACACGTGAAAGAAGTGAATGCTATTATTCATCCACGGGTAAAAGATGATTTCCGCCAATGGACAGTCCGTTTCGGGAATAACGGACTGGTTGGTATGGAATCCGCTATCCTTATTGAATCCGGTTTTAGAGAAGAAGTTGATTTCCTTGTAATGGTTTATGCACCGTTGGAAGTGAGAGTAGAGCGGGCTATGAAACGTGACTGTTCATCAAGGGAGTTGGTCTTGAAGCGTATTGAGGCACAGATGAGTGATGAGGCCAAGCGGGAACAAGCCGATTTTGTGATAGTAAATGACAATGAAACACCGTTAATTCCGCAGGTTTTGGAGCTTATTTCTTTGCTATCTAAAAATAATCATTACCTTTGCGACGCTAAAAAATAA